In Paenibacillus kyungheensis, the following are encoded in one genomic region:
- a CDS encoding OsmC family protein, whose amino-acid sequence MNVTTVWNGKRAFEAVGPSGYPIGMDATAAYGGDGKGATPMELLLAGLAGCIGIDITMILDAFLHNIDKIEIETEGTRKEAMPKGFTAIDLIFKVDGDIPDYRVWKAIQMGKEKYCAVSDSLSADIHYRLILNGEEVVQPA is encoded by the coding sequence ATGAACGTAACTACAGTATGGAATGGTAAAAGAGCATTTGAAGCAGTAGGTCCTTCCGGTTATCCAATCGGTATGGATGCTACAGCCGCGTATGGTGGTGATGGTAAAGGCGCAACACCAATGGAATTATTGCTTGCGGGTCTAGCAGGATGTATCGGTATTGATATTACAATGATTTTAGATGCGTTTTTGCATAATATTGATAAAATTGAGATCGAAACGGAAGGTACGCGCAAAGAAGCTATGCCTAAAGGATTTACTGCGATCGATCTTATTTTCAAAGTAGATGGAGATATTCCAGATTATCGTGTGTGGAAAGCGATTCAAATGGGCAAAGAAAAGTATTGTGCTGTCTCTGATTCACTAAGTGCAGATATTCATTATCGTCTGATTTTGAATGGTGAAGAAGTGGTACAACCTGCTTAA
- a CDS encoding aldo/keto reductase, which yields MTTKRHITLKDGTVLPAIGQGTWNMGDDSSRRQEEIDALKYGVELGMTVIDTAEMYGEGRSELLVGEAIQGMRDQVFLVSKVYPHNAGGDSLIRSCENSLNRLGTDVLDLYLLHWRGRIPLEETIKGMEKLVQEGKIRRWGVSNLDTKDMQEMMKLPNSDHCATNQVLYHLGSRGIEVDLLPWQKEQGMPIMAYSPLAQAGSLRSELTTDATVQQIAEQHGVHPFQVLLAWCIRDGNVLAIPKASSRSHVESNAQAAELVLSEAEIAQLDQAFPAPDHKVPLDII from the coding sequence ATGACTACTAAACGCCACATTACACTCAAAGACGGAACAGTTTTACCTGCAATTGGACAAGGAACATGGAATATGGGCGACGATTCTTCTCGTAGACAAGAGGAGATCGATGCGTTGAAATATGGAGTAGAATTAGGCATGACGGTGATCGATACCGCAGAAATGTATGGAGAAGGACGTTCAGAATTGCTTGTAGGTGAAGCGATTCAAGGGATGAGAGATCAAGTGTTTCTGGTCTCCAAAGTCTATCCTCATAATGCAGGTGGAGATTCCTTGATCCGTAGCTGTGAAAATAGTCTGAATCGATTGGGAACCGACGTGTTAGACTTGTATTTACTTCATTGGCGTGGACGTATTCCTTTGGAAGAAACGATCAAAGGGATGGAAAAATTGGTACAAGAAGGTAAGATTCGCCGCTGGGGTGTATCGAATTTGGACACAAAAGATATGCAGGAAATGATGAAATTACCTAATAGTGACCATTGTGCAACCAATCAAGTATTGTATCATTTGGGATCACGCGGTATAGAAGTGGATTTGTTACCATGGCAAAAAGAACAAGGAATGCCGATTATGGCGTACTCTCCACTAGCACAAGCAGGATCGTTACGAAGCGAACTCACTACAGATGCTACAGTACAACAGATTGCCGAGCAACATGGCGTGCATCCTTTCCAAGTGTTGCTGGCATGGTGTATTCGTGATGGCAATGTACTAGCGATTCCCAAAGCATCCAGCCGTAGTCATGTAGAAAGTAACGCTCAAGCCGCAGAACTGGTATTAAGTGAAGCAGAAATCGCTCAATTGGATCAAGCTTTTCCTGCTCCAGATCACAAAGTACCATTGGATATTATTTGA
- a CDS encoding DUF2207 domain-containing protein, whose amino-acid sequence MYQKAVLRLLLIILIMVIAGCNHQASDEENSYRIDDVNVRAFVLPNGNLDVHEFYTYTFLDAFHGTTRSIGQQGHRGISNFQAYAIPKGDSIQSIIEHPERLELLPVQQYSNSKLDTYQIFKSSVHETQSFYYHYEIQQVVHKYTDISDLYWSFFDQQNSSTLHNVQISITLPQKGSIQDIHAYLKDKYGGTLFFDQNRTVYYENKELPAHRVSEIRILFPAQMMSNMQAQPILAKDSLISEEDTLAIKYASRTANLEQLRSISNLVMIGFILLIIGGLIWRIYHRRRAKNARFAVGELEHTDPLLLAYLWHPGQIIPEDIIASLFSLYRRNVITIETVPIRLNYLHDSTAPDYTLRFSIKDVISIPLQKDERYLLEWLFTDSQRSFTLDTLAGPTSQEKHDPERMEYYRVQYKKFYKHYRKWSKQVKKRLDWNSYYHAPMLLSPICIILTLLHAGMLAYLYVIDILPSFTTTIGLTSLIIMTGITIVYYRSKFVFTLYMIVYVLILTLGVTISEVYTLLLWCSILLLIGRYVLPNKVWTAQGLPYRYGIKSFREQLRTGGYTHENNPEQLDLLLQYSIILKEGTSFLATHPQLTSYQHMSQTVPLLSWAEINTYTIQYTYQTMRRSTYSPSDPSTIYTPNYRNDSDQNHSDSSSNHSSGGGGGAGTF is encoded by the coding sequence ATGTACCAAAAAGCAGTGCTACGGCTACTATTAATCATACTAATTATGGTGATTGCAGGATGTAATCACCAAGCGAGTGATGAAGAAAATTCGTACCGAATCGATGATGTAAATGTTCGAGCTTTTGTTTTACCGAATGGGAACTTGGATGTGCACGAGTTTTATACGTATACCTTTTTAGATGCTTTTCATGGAACTACTCGTTCTATAGGTCAACAAGGTCATAGGGGTATTTCTAATTTTCAAGCCTATGCTATTCCTAAAGGAGACAGTATACAGTCTATTATTGAACATCCTGAACGTTTAGAATTGTTACCGGTTCAGCAGTATAGTAACAGTAAGCTAGATACCTACCAAATTTTCAAGTCTTCTGTACATGAGACTCAATCTTTTTATTATCATTATGAAATTCAACAGGTTGTACATAAATATACAGATATTAGTGATCTTTACTGGTCTTTTTTTGATCAACAGAATAGTAGCACACTTCACAATGTCCAAATTAGTATTACATTACCGCAAAAAGGCTCTATACAAGATATACATGCTTATCTCAAAGACAAGTATGGCGGAACGCTTTTCTTTGATCAAAATCGAACCGTTTATTATGAAAATAAAGAACTTCCTGCACATCGAGTATCAGAAATACGTATATTATTTCCAGCGCAAATGATGTCTAATATGCAGGCACAACCGATTTTAGCCAAAGATTCACTAATTAGTGAAGAAGACACATTGGCTATAAAATATGCATCAAGAACTGCAAACTTAGAACAGTTACGATCCATTTCAAATCTTGTTATGATTGGGTTCATTCTTCTTATTATCGGTGGGTTAATCTGGCGAATCTATCATCGTCGTCGTGCTAAAAATGCTCGCTTCGCTGTCGGAGAGTTAGAACATACAGATCCTTTATTATTGGCTTATTTGTGGCATCCAGGTCAGATTATACCTGAAGATATTATAGCTTCGTTATTCTCTTTGTATCGTCGGAATGTAATTACTATAGAGACTGTTCCGATTCGACTTAATTATCTTCATGATAGTACAGCACCGGATTATACATTACGCTTCTCAATTAAAGATGTGATTTCTATCCCTCTGCAAAAAGATGAACGTTATTTGTTAGAATGGCTTTTCACTGACTCTCAACGCAGTTTTACATTAGATACTTTAGCAGGACCGACTTCGCAAGAAAAGCATGATCCAGAGCGGATGGAGTATTATCGTGTTCAATATAAAAAATTTTATAAACATTATCGAAAATGGAGCAAACAAGTCAAGAAACGGCTAGATTGGAATAGCTACTATCATGCGCCTATGCTGTTGTCTCCTATATGTATTATTCTAACGCTACTACATGCAGGGATGCTGGCTTATTTATACGTGATAGATATTTTGCCGTCGTTCACAACTACTATAGGATTAACTAGTCTAATCATCATGACAGGAATTACGATCGTATATTATCGTTCCAAATTCGTATTTACGTTATATATGATCGTATATGTATTGATACTGACACTTGGTGTGACTATATCCGAGGTATACACTCTGTTACTATGGTGTAGTATTTTATTATTAATAGGACGTTATGTATTACCTAATAAAGTATGGACAGCTCAAGGATTGCCTTATCGTTATGGAATTAAGTCATTTCGCGAGCAATTACGTACAGGTGGTTATACACATGAAAATAATCCAGAACAGTTAGATCTATTACTCCAATACAGTATTATTTTGAAAGAGGGTACATCTTTTTTAGCTACACATCCTCAACTCACTAGTTACCAACATATGAGTCAGACGGTTCCATTACTGTCTTGGGCAGAAATAAATACTTATACCATTCAATACACGTATCAGACGATGAGGAGATCCACATATTCTCCATCGGATCCTTCAACAATCTATACTCCTAATTATCGTAACGATTCAGATCAAAACCATTCCGATTCTTCTTCTAATCATTCTTCAGGTGGCGGCGGAGGAGCAGGTACTTTTTGA
- a CDS encoding amino acid ABC transporter permease, with protein sequence MQLVWDNLPFLLKGAGYTLLITIISMFFGLIIGVIVAIARMQGNRPIRWIARFYVSIIRGTPVLVQLVIVYYGLTDYGITLDAIPAACIALSINIGAYLSETFRGAILSIPKGQTEAAYATGMTSAQTMWRIILPQAARTAIPPMGNTFIGMLKETSLVSVITVTDLLRSADLLIAQYYVYMPFYIGIAIMYWIMSTIFSTILERIERRLAKAY encoded by the coding sequence ATGCAATTAGTATGGGATAACCTACCTTTTCTTTTAAAAGGTGCAGGTTATACATTGTTGATTACGATCATATCCATGTTTTTCGGATTGATTATCGGGGTGATCGTAGCGATTGCGCGTATGCAAGGCAACCGTCCGATTCGCTGGATTGCCCGGTTCTATGTATCTATTATTCGGGGGACGCCGGTGCTTGTACAGCTAGTGATCGTGTATTACGGGCTGACTGATTATGGAATTACACTGGATGCGATTCCTGCCGCTTGTATTGCTTTGAGTATCAATATTGGTGCGTATTTATCAGAGACTTTTCGCGGAGCGATTCTTTCGATTCCAAAAGGGCAGACCGAAGCGGCTTATGCAACAGGGATGACATCAGCACAGACGATGTGGCGTATTATTTTACCACAAGCGGCACGTACAGCGATTCCACCGATGGGAAATACATTTATCGGTATGCTTAAAGAAACGTCATTAGTATCGGTTATTACGGTCACCGATCTATTGCGATCTGCTGATTTGTTGATTGCTCAATATTATGTATATATGCCTTTTTATATTGGAATTGCGATCATGTACTGGATTATGAGTACGATATTCTCAACGATTTTGGAACGTATTGAACGACGATTGGCTAAAGCATACTAA
- a CDS encoding substrate-binding periplasmic protein: MKSLRRTSTPIVWAMLLMVVLSACGNAAPRSTATDPASNTSAETTATATSGNTLEAIKSAGVLKVGLMGTYAPYNFLNANKEVDGFDADIAKEVAKRLGVKAEFTTQAFSGLIPSLQAGKFDAIISQVTITDERKQQLDFSDPYITNQVKIIVNANNTDITKLADFKDKNIGVGLGTNDETYLRTEVLPQVGNFNIKTYNDVITSLQDLNVGRIDATINNIYALKPIVEENGFKIKAVGDAIKSDQAGIAIRKDNPDLLKALNKALTDMKADGTYETIFVKWFGEKPAAE, from the coding sequence ATGAAATCATTACGTCGTACGTCTACACCGATCGTTTGGGCAATGTTACTTATGGTGGTATTGAGTGCTTGCGGTAATGCGGCTCCACGTTCTACAGCTACTGATCCAGCGAGCAATACCAGTGCAGAGACTACAGCCACCGCTACTTCAGGTAATACACTGGAAGCGATCAAATCTGCTGGTGTACTGAAAGTCGGATTAATGGGCACATATGCACCTTATAATTTTTTGAATGCAAATAAAGAAGTAGACGGATTCGATGCAGATATCGCCAAAGAAGTAGCCAAGCGTCTGGGCGTCAAAGCTGAATTTACAACACAAGCTTTTTCAGGATTGATTCCAAGTCTACAAGCAGGCAAGTTCGATGCGATTATCAGTCAGGTCACAATTACAGACGAACGTAAACAACAATTGGATTTCTCTGACCCGTATATTACCAATCAGGTCAAAATTATCGTGAATGCTAACAATACAGATATTACAAAGCTAGCTGATTTTAAAGATAAAAATATCGGTGTAGGTCTGGGAACAAATGATGAGACCTACCTACGTACAGAAGTATTGCCACAAGTCGGTAACTTTAATATCAAAACGTATAACGATGTAATCACTTCTTTACAAGATTTGAATGTAGGTCGTATTGATGCCACGATCAACAATATTTATGCTCTCAAACCTATCGTTGAAGAAAATGGATTCAAAATCAAAGCTGTCGGTGATGCAATCAAATCCGACCAAGCTGGTATTGCGATTCGTAAAGATAATCCTGACCTTTTAAAAGCACTGAACAAAGCGTTAACAGATATGAAAGCAGACGGTACGTACGAGACTATTTTTGTAAAATGGTTCGGTGAAAAGCCTGCTGCTGAATAA
- a CDS encoding PAS domain S-box protein — protein sequence MINHSEQNQLIYEHIYRMSPFGIAVISPKDGAWLQVNPAFCKMLGYSEEEMCRMREENITCLEDQFQIGYQSIYAQMKENQSEQYHTEHRYLHKKGHLIWTSIDISIIYDMQHQPLYYIAQFQDITSQKEHEMIIAENEDLYTLITENARDLISYSTPDGILRYVSDSFYAVLGYHPEEMIGQDRMQYYHPDDALQMKNSGNTYLEWGTMTRRLKHKKGHYLWFEILFQVVRNDQGEIEKVLGVGRDVNERKKNEDRLVEAQRIAHIGAWDWDISNGSFSFAEETRRLFGYAFRAEEPYSEDILKMIHPEDLPDFRKAIRYTMLTGEGGEHIYRIILADGTMKYLQSHWSAALDDRGQPIHIIGMTQDITERTRMEERLKDSERNYRLISEQSLDFISRNSVEDTTYLYCSPACYSILGYQPDELEGTPAIEYIHPDDVSDIKQYMTLNLQGEQPQPITYRQRHKSGSYVWMELSGRYVYDEHGNIQEMVSIARDINERRQAALLIEESEQRYKSLFEYNPAGVFSFDVNGRYTTVNSNMEKLLERTEAELIGMPFEPLVAPENIYDTAEHFELALKGKPQTYESQIILKNGDRRAISLVNVPIVVDKQIVGVYGIATDITEMRRYIEQIEKLSNEYTLILNSVSEGIFGLDNEGVATFINPAATRMLGFHARELIGKHLLDMFQLAHPDGGPYVAKENPIYVALLEGCFHEEQEAIFWRKDGSSFLVSYRITPIWDRGKRKGAVIVFNDITNEKQIIRAKELAERADRAKSEFLAIMSHEIRTPMNGIIGMTGLLADTPLDEEQLSYTEIIKDSSDALLHILNEILDFSKIEAGKMVLDHEPIDLVMLVDSVLDLFTSRAAEKDIQLTYHVDNRVPASVVGDASRLRQVLVNLVSNAIKFTDQGSVRLSISLLDMRSTGECILEFEIKDTGIGISSDKQDKLFQSFSQLHPAINRKYGGTGLGLAICKKLIELMGGSIDVDSEEGQGATFRFVVPFKPFEEPKAIEAIGTNSEQQNRYMMPEFKYGPLRILLAEDHPVNQKLMVEILKKIGYQADVANNGREALSAAIAHPYDIIFMDIQMPEMDGIEATRNIRERLTEQEQPVIIAVTAFARMEDRQMCLDAGMQDFISKPLRFPDIDRALQQYAKYIQQSE from the coding sequence GTGATTAACCATTCAGAACAAAATCAATTGATTTATGAACATATATATCGTATGTCTCCTTTTGGGATTGCTGTTATTTCACCTAAAGATGGAGCTTGGTTACAGGTGAACCCTGCTTTTTGTAAAATGCTTGGTTACTCTGAAGAAGAAATGTGCCGGATGCGTGAAGAAAATATTACTTGTTTGGAAGATCAATTCCAAATCGGATATCAAAGTATATATGCACAAATGAAAGAAAACCAATCCGAACAATATCATACAGAACATCGGTATTTGCACAAAAAAGGTCATTTAATCTGGACTTCTATCGATATTTCGATTATTTATGATATGCAGCATCAACCTTTATATTATATTGCTCAATTTCAGGATATTACTTCGCAAAAAGAACATGAAATGATTATTGCGGAGAATGAAGATTTATATACTTTAATTACCGAGAATGCGCGCGATTTGATTTCATATAGTACGCCGGATGGGATATTGCGTTATGTGTCAGATTCATTTTATGCTGTGCTAGGCTATCATCCTGAAGAAATGATCGGGCAAGATCGAATGCAATATTATCATCCTGATGATGCATTACAAATGAAAAATAGCGGGAATACGTATCTAGAATGGGGTACGATGACCCGTCGTCTTAAACATAAAAAAGGACATTATTTGTGGTTCGAGATTTTATTTCAAGTGGTACGCAATGATCAAGGAGAGATCGAGAAAGTTCTAGGTGTTGGACGTGATGTGAATGAACGCAAAAAGAATGAAGATCGACTGGTTGAAGCTCAGCGCATCGCGCATATTGGAGCATGGGACTGGGATATTTCGAATGGTTCCTTTAGTTTTGCAGAAGAAACAAGACGTTTGTTTGGATATGCATTTAGAGCGGAAGAGCCTTATAGCGAAGATATTTTGAAAATGATCCATCCTGAAGATCTACCGGATTTCCGTAAAGCGATTCGTTACACGATGCTTACTGGTGAAGGTGGCGAACATATTTACCGGATTATTTTAGCCGATGGTACGATGAAATATTTGCAGTCTCACTGGAGTGCAGCACTTGATGATCGAGGTCAACCGATTCATATTATTGGGATGACTCAGGATATTACAGAGCGCACACGTATGGAAGAACGTCTCAAAGATAGTGAACGTAATTATCGCTTGATCTCAGAGCAATCGCTAGATTTTATATCACGTAATTCTGTAGAAGATACTACGTATCTGTATTGTTCACCAGCTTGTTATTCTATTCTGGGTTATCAGCCGGATGAGTTAGAAGGAACACCAGCGATAGAGTATATTCATCCTGATGATGTAAGTGATATCAAACAGTATATGACCTTGAATCTGCAAGGAGAACAGCCTCAACCGATTACGTATCGTCAGCGCCACAAATCAGGTAGCTACGTATGGATGGAGTTGTCCGGTCGCTATGTATACGATGAACATGGCAATATTCAAGAGATGGTGTCGATTGCGCGTGATATTAATGAGCGCAGACAGGCGGCTTTGTTAATCGAAGAAAGCGAACAACGGTACAAATCGTTATTTGAATATAATCCAGCAGGGGTATTTTCATTTGATGTGAATGGACGTTATACCACTGTTAATTCTAATATGGAAAAATTACTAGAACGTACAGAAGCCGAACTGATCGGTATGCCTTTTGAACCGCTGGTCGCTCCTGAAAATATTTATGATACAGCGGAACATTTTGAACTGGCTTTAAAAGGAAAACCGCAGACGTATGAATCTCAGATTATTTTGAAAAATGGAGATCGGCGCGCCATCAGTCTGGTGAATGTGCCGATTGTGGTAGATAAGCAAATTGTAGGTGTCTACGGTATAGCGACAGATATTACTGAAATGAGAAGGTATATTGAACAGATCGAGAAATTGAGTAATGAGTATACACTGATTCTGAATTCAGTCTCTGAAGGTATCTTCGGTCTGGACAATGAAGGCGTCGCTACCTTTATTAATCCGGCGGCAACGCGGATGTTAGGCTTCCATGCACGTGAGTTGATTGGTAAACATCTGCTGGATATGTTCCAGCTAGCTCATCCAGATGGAGGGCCGTATGTAGCGAAAGAAAATCCGATCTATGTTGCTCTATTAGAAGGTTGTTTTCATGAAGAACAGGAAGCGATTTTCTGGCGTAAAGATGGTTCCAGCTTTCTCGTATCGTATCGTATTACACCGATCTGGGATCGAGGTAAGCGCAAAGGTGCTGTTATTGTATTTAATGATATTACGAATGAAAAGCAAATTATTCGTGCCAAAGAATTAGCGGAACGTGCTGATCGTGCGAAGTCTGAATTTTTGGCTATTATGAGTCATGAGATTCGGACACCGATGAATGGGATTATCGGCATGACAGGATTATTAGCAGATACACCACTGGACGAAGAACAATTGAGCTATACCGAAATTATTAAAGACAGCAGTGATGCGTTACTGCATATTCTGAATGAAATTTTAGATTTCAGTAAAATAGAAGCCGGTAAAATGGTGCTGGATCATGAACCGATTGATCTAGTGATGTTAGTCGATAGTGTACTGGATCTATTCACTTCTCGTGCTGCTGAAAAAGATATTCAGTTAACTTATCATGTCGATAACCGCGTACCTGCTTCAGTCGTCGGCGATGCGTCTCGCTTGCGACAAGTGTTGGTTAACTTGGTTAGTAATGCGATTAAATTTACCGATCAAGGAAGTGTACGATTGTCGATTTCGCTATTAGATATGCGCTCGACAGGAGAATGTATTTTGGAGTTTGAGATCAAAGATACCGGAATCGGTATATCTTCTGACAAACAGGATAAACTGTTCCAATCGTTTTCTCAGCTTCATCCTGCCATCAACCGTAAGTATGGAGGAACAGGTCTAGGTCTAGCTATTTGTAAAAAGCTGATCGAGCTGATGGGTGGTTCGATCGATGTGGATAGCGAAGAAGGGCAAGGAGCAACATTCCGTTTTGTAGTTCCTTTCAAACCATTTGAAGAACCGAAGGCTATTGAAGCTATAGGGACAAATAGCGAACAACAGAACCGTTATATGATGCCTGAATTTAAGTATGGCCCTTTACGGATTCTACTGGCAGAAGATCATCCCGTTAATCAGAAATTAATGGTAGAGATTTTGAAAAAGATTGGTTATCAAGCAGATGTAGCGAATAATGGACGTGAAGCATTATCGGCGGCTATCGCTCATCCTTACGATATTATATTTATGGATATACAAATGCCTGAGATGGATGGTATTGAAGCTACACGTAATATCCGGGAGCGTCTAACCGAACAAGAGCAACCGGTGATTATTGCGGTGACTGCTTTTGCACGAATGGAAGATCGTCAAATGTGTTTGGACGCAGGTATGCAAGACTTTATTAGTAAACCATTACGCTTTCCCGATATTGATCGTGCATTACAACAATATGCTAAATATATTCAGCAATCCGAATAA
- a CDS encoding TetR/AcrR family transcriptional regulator: MQIALKQFVDAGYHATKVSDIVAEAGVAQGTFYWYFKSKESIALQIIEQGRQQLLEVIGVGYRTHSGTADDMVQASEKLLYRLFQFAEQHTHLMRMLLDGTGFSEAVREQIMLTRSQMEQGFVQNIQRAIELEMLPVHTEASVRAAFLMSLIEGVIVRWLFSSGTSASSSGLVNHTAEQLAKETARFEFYGLLGRTD, from the coding sequence ATGCAGATTGCCCTCAAGCAATTTGTTGATGCTGGTTATCATGCAACTAAAGTGTCTGATATTGTTGCAGAAGCAGGGGTAGCGCAAGGAACGTTTTACTGGTATTTCAAAAGCAAAGAAAGTATAGCACTTCAAATTATAGAGCAAGGTAGACAGCAGTTATTGGAAGTGATTGGTGTAGGTTACCGTACCCATTCAGGTACTGCCGATGATATGGTGCAAGCTTCGGAGAAATTGTTATATCGATTATTTCAATTTGCCGAGCAACACACTCATTTGATGCGCATGTTGCTTGATGGTACAGGATTTAGCGAAGCAGTACGGGAACAGATTATGCTTACCCGTTCACAGATGGAGCAAGGATTTGTGCAAAATATTCAGCGGGCGATAGAGTTAGAGATGTTACCTGTACATACGGAAGCATCTGTAAGGGCAGCTTTTCTAATGAGTCTGATCGAAGGGGTAATTGTACGCTGGTTGTTCAGTTCAGGTACAAGTGCATCTTCTTCAGGGCTGGTGAATCATACCGCTGAACAATTGGCAAAAGAAACAGCACGTTTTGAATTTTATGGTCTGCTGGGCAGAACCGATTAA
- a CDS encoding amino acid ABC transporter ATP-binding protein, giving the protein MIQTRGLSKTFGTHQVLHEIDLDVQAGEIVVLLGPSGSGKSTLLRCLNGLEDLSAGSIEVNSIQVTSTMKLKERQHKMLQIRRQTGMVFQQFNLYPHKTALGNVTESLRMVKKLEATHARHVGERVLDRVGLLEKKDQYPSRLSGGQQQRVGIARALAMEPDIILFDEPTSALDPELVGEVLDVMKSLAQEGMTMIVVTHEMKFARQVANKVIFMDEGRIIEQSDPESFFERPVTERAQRFLSKVMDY; this is encoded by the coding sequence ATGATCCAAACTCGTGGATTGTCCAAAACATTTGGTACACATCAAGTATTACATGAGATAGATCTGGATGTACAAGCAGGCGAAATTGTTGTACTGCTAGGCCCCAGTGGTTCAGGAAAAAGTACATTACTGCGCTGTCTAAACGGATTAGAAGATCTAAGCGCAGGTTCGATAGAAGTGAACAGTATTCAAGTAACTAGCACGATGAAGCTGAAAGAACGTCAGCACAAAATGCTCCAAATTCGTAGACAGACAGGTATGGTATTTCAACAATTTAATTTGTATCCTCACAAAACAGCACTCGGAAATGTAACCGAATCTCTCCGAATGGTCAAAAAGCTAGAAGCGACTCATGCTCGGCATGTCGGCGAACGAGTATTGGATCGAGTAGGCTTATTGGAAAAGAAAGATCAATATCCTTCAAGGCTGTCAGGAGGACAACAACAACGTGTCGGTATTGCTCGTGCATTAGCGATGGAGCCAGACATTATTTTATTTGATGAACCAACATCGGCACTTGATCCAGAATTGGTAGGAGAAGTGTTGGATGTTATGAAATCTCTAGCGCAAGAAGGAATGACGATGATTGTTGTTACCCATGAGATGAAATTTGCCCGTCAGGTGGCGAATAAAGTGATTTTTATGGATGAGGGACGCATTATCGAGCAGTCTGATCCTGAATCTTTTTTTGAACGACCTGTAACAGAAAGAGCGCAACGTTTCCTTAGTAAAGTGATGGATTATTAA
- the aguB gene encoding N-carbamoylputrescine amidase produces the protein MRNVKVAATQMSCTWDIDDNIRKADKLVREAAAQGAQIILLQELFETPYFCQKEKAEYYQYATELEQNKAINHFRLVAKELDVVLPISFYEKKNYARYNSLAVIDADGEILGKYRKSHIPDGPGYEEKFYFNPGDTGFKVWDTKYAKIGVGICWDQWYPEAARCMALMGAELLFYPTAIGSEPQDTSIDSKDHWQACMLGHAGANLIPVIASNRIGKEEDEDSSINFYGSSFIAGAQGNKIQEADRNSEGVLVAEFDLDQLETQRLEWGIFRDRRPELYGIIGTYDGEKKV, from the coding sequence ATGAGAAATGTAAAAGTAGCGGCTACTCAAATGAGCTGTACGTGGGATATCGATGACAACATCCGCAAAGCAGACAAATTGGTTCGTGAAGCGGCAGCGCAAGGAGCGCAAATTATTTTGCTACAAGAATTATTCGAGACTCCATATTTCTGTCAGAAAGAAAAAGCAGAATATTATCAATATGCAACTGAATTGGAGCAAAACAAAGCGATCAATCATTTCCGTCTAGTGGCGAAAGAATTAGATGTGGTGTTGCCAATTAGCTTTTACGAAAAGAAAAATTATGCGCGTTATAATTCACTTGCTGTGATCGATGCAGACGGTGAGATTCTTGGCAAATATCGCAAAAGCCATATTCCAGACGGTCCGGGGTATGAAGAGAAATTTTACTTTAATCCAGGAGATACAGGGTTCAAAGTATGGGATACCAAATATGCCAAAATCGGCGTCGGAATCTGCTGGGATCAATGGTACCCTGAAGCGGCACGCTGTATGGCACTGATGGGTGCAGAATTGTTATTTTACCCGACAGCTATCGGTTCTGAGCCACAAGATACATCGATCGATTCCAAAGATCACTGGCAAGCATGTATGCTCGGTCATGCTGGAGCGAACTTGATTCCTGTGATCGCTTCAAACCGAATTGGCAAAGAAGAAGACGAAGATTCTTCGATCAACTTCTATGGTTCTTCATTTATTGCAGGCGCTCAAGGTAACAAAATTCAAGAAGCTGATCGGAACAGTGAAGGGGTATTAGTAGCTGAATTTGATCTGGATCAATTGGAAACGCAACGTCTAGAATGGGGCATTTTCCGTGATCGTCGTCCTGAATTGTACGGTATCATCGGTACGTATGATGGTGAGAAAAAAGTTTGA